A stretch of DNA from Streptomyces gobiensis:
CGCTCAACAGAAAGCTGGGGGCCGCCCGGCCAGGGGGAAAGGCGGGCATGCCGGTGGGACGGCCGCCCCAGATCCCGAAGCGGCTGGTGCCCCCTTCCCGCAGCCATGGGTCCAGCCAGCGGTGCCGGATGGCACCGCGCAGGCGCAGCCGCTCCAGGACGCCGCGCACATACGCCACATACCGCTCGGCGTCGGGGACGGACCCGCCAGGGAGGGCGATCTCACCGGGTGTGGTGCGTAACAGCTCCTCCACGATGCCGCTGACCCCGTCCGGGTCGGCCAGCAGCACCTCGGCCGCGGCCGTACGGGTCAGCTCCAGGGTGCGGCCCAGCCGCGAGCTGAGCCCGAACTCCATGACGGCGGAGAAGGCCAGCCGCTCCGCGATCAGCTCCCAGGTCCGCCGCGACCCCTTGCTGCGCCCGCTCAGCAGGGTGTCCACCCCTGGCACGGTGTGCAGATCCGGCGGGATGACGGCAGCCCGCACCTCCTGGCTGTCGGCGACATCGCCCATGATGTCGGCCGCCAGGTCGTTGAGCGCGATGGGCTCCTCCTCGTCCATGCCCCTGGCGAGGAGTGAGCGGAAGGAGAAGGTGTAGGAGCGGTTGGCGACGTATCCGGCGCGGTGTGCGGCGTCCTGTACCGAGTCATTGAAGAGGAGGGTCTTGTTCTCCTTGAGGCTCTTGTTGAGCTCTCCCCCGGTGAACAGCTGGGTGACCGAGGCGGCGGCGAGCGCCGCGATGCCGGTACCGAGGTAGAAGATCGCCCCCGAAGTGCCGCAGGCCGGGCACTCATCGCGCTGCGCCGCCGCCTCGGCTGCCTTGTCGGCTGCGGCTTCCGCGAGCACGAACGCCACGTCGCGCAGCCGTGGCGCCGGATTCCCCTCCCCGTCGAGATCCCGCGCGGGGTCCAGGGGCCGTATCCGCCCGGCTGCGGCGTCCAGGACGAGTACGGCGGCTCCGCCGCGCGGTATGTCCCCGCCCTGTGCTGCCCGGCGGGCCTCGGCGGGCGTCGCCGCGATCATGTTGCGGACGCGTCGTTTGTCCGCGCTGACGGAGGCACGCCGGGTCTTCTTGGGCTTGAGCTCGAGCATCACCGCGTCGGTGTCCGTGGCGAGCGCGGCCCAGCCGGACCGCCCGCACTCGCGGCAGTAGACCGCTGGAAGGTACACCTGGGCGGGAGGCGGGGCGCTGTCCTCGCCGGGGGCCGGGGCTTCGTCCGGCCCGGGCCCGGCAACCGGCGCCGTGGCGACGCCGTCCCGGGCCAGCTGTCCGTCCTCACCCATCCGCTCGTCGTCCCAGCGGAACTCCGCACGGCTCAACGCGACACCGCGCAGCAACTGCGCGACCGGCCGCACCCAGTGGTGCACCTCGATGGAGAGCAGGGGACGCCCGGGATGCTCCGGGTCGCGCGCGGTGGACAGCAGCGCCACATAACGGGCGAGCGCCTGGGCGGCCTCGCGGGGCCGCTGCTGGAGCGCGGCACCCCAGTGGTAGGCGTAGCGGGGCAGAACGCTGAGGATCTCGGCCATCGTGCGAGGCCGGCCGCCCAGGATCTCCAGCACGGCACCCGTCATACGGTGCTGTCTCAGCCGGTCGCCCAACTGCTCAGCTAAGAGCCCTGATTCCCCGGTGAACGCGGCGGCCAGCCGGTCCACGGCCCCGGGATCACGCAGCGGATCGCCGCAGGCATTGACCTCCTGCGGATTCGGGAAGGGTAAGGAAAAGTCGGGGTCTCCGGTGACATCGCCCGCGCTCTGCCGGTTCTCCCCCACCACGGCGGCGGCGGGGAAGGGTATACCGAAGATCTGCTCGGCCACGGAGGTCATCGGCCCGGCATCGCCGTCCGTACCGCCCTCGCCCAGGGTGGCGGAGGTCGCCACGGGACAGGCGCCGCCCAGCGGCCTGCCGGGGCGGGCAAGCCCGGTGACGGCACCGAGCCGCCGCAGCAGCATGGCCACATCGGTGCCCTGCGCGCCGTCGTAGGTGTGGAACTCGTCCAGCACCACATAGGCGAGCGGGCAATCCCGCCACAGCCGCTGGTCCTCAGGGCGCTGCACCAGCAGATCGAGCATCTTGTAGTTGGTGATGAGGATGTCGGGCCGGGCCCGCCTGATCTCCTCCCGGCGCATCATCACTTTCGGCGCGGCCTGCCGCACTTCGGCGGAGGGGGTGTCTCCGACGTACAGACCGGCAGTGACGTCCTTCAGCCGCGGATCCTGCTCCAGCAGCTCGCTCAGCCGGTGCGCCTGGTCGGTGGCGAGCGCGTTCATGGGGTAGAGAAGGAGCGCCTTCACTCCCTCCTGACCGGCGACCCGGGCCCGGCGGCAGTGATCGAGTACGGGGACGAGGAAGGACTCGGTCTTGCCGGAGCCGGTGCCCGTGGTCACCAGGGTGGGCTCCGCGACGCCGTGCAGCGTACTGAGCCGCTCCCACGCCCGCGCCTGGTGCGCATACGGTAAGAAGTCGCGCGGCCACCATCCCAGATACCGCTGCCAGCCCTCGCCCGCGACCTGGAACGGGGTGCGGATGCGCAGGTAGGGCCCCCGGAAGATGCCCTCCTCCGGATCAGTGAGAAAGTCCTCCAGCGCCCGGCGCGTGCCCTCATCCGCCAGCGCGTATGTCGTCGACAGATACTGGCTGAGGCTTCCCTGCACTTGCTCTGCGGCGAGGGTGGGGCGCACGAAGGGCACTCCTTCACTGAAACGGTGCACGCGAGGGCCGTGGGGTGATCAAAGATACGCTCAGATCAGCGGAAGATCAGGCATTCGACGACAGAGCGGCACCCTTGGCGGCGTCTTGCGGTCACGCGACGGTCGGGTGTGCGGCGGGTGTCCCCAACTGGCGGGCTCTGCGGGCGGCTCGGAACGCCGAATAGCCGGGGCTGTCGGCGATGGGGGGCATGGGCTCGGGGTCTGCTTCGAGGCAGGCCGAGCAGCGGTCTTCGTCCGCCTCGGGCAGGAACAGGCGCGGCTGGGTGTGCGTGCCCGCGCACTCTCGCATCCGGGCGGTGCGGGGAGGTGGCTGTGGGGCCGGGATGTCCTGGCGGGGGAGGTCCGGGAGGGCGTGTTCCAGGCGCCAGCGCAGTACGGCCAGGGGTGAACGGGCGCCGTCCAGGCCCTCGGTGAGGGTTCGGCGCAGCTGGTCGTGTGCGATGCCGCGCTCCAGCCAGGGTGCGGCGAGGGGTGCCCACTGCCGCGCGGTGCGGGCGGACATCGCGAGGCGGGGGTCCGTGTGCGCCAGCGACCGCAGCAGCGCTTCCGCCGCTGCGGGGGCGGCGGGTTGGTGGGAGGTGTTCTCCTCAGGAGTGTTCGGGGGTTGACCGCCGACGGACCGGTGAGTCGGCTCACCGACGGCCGGTGGGGCGGCACTCGGCGGCGGCCCGGTGGGAGCGGGCTCACCCCGGAGGGCCTCCTCGGCCTCCTCCCGTGTGAGGGGAACGTTCGACACCAGCTGCGTCGTCACCCAGCGGCCCCGGTCGCCCTGGTACCGCCGCTCGTGGAGATAGCCCTCTTCGAGTAGTTCCCGCTTGGCTTTCTGGAAGGCGGCCTTGCCCATGCCCGCGCGTTCGGCCGTCTTCGACAGGGGTTCGTCCACATCGTCCGGCAGGGACAGCTGCCAGGTCAGCAGACGCACGGCGTCCGAGGACAGCCGGGGGTGGCGGATGATCTCGTTCGGAACCTGCGAGAAGAAGCGCGCAGGCGCGATAACATGCCGATGCATTCCGGGGACTCCTACATGGTCCGATCCTCGCGGATGTAGACCCCTGGCAGGTGTTCCTAGGCACCGGCCGGGGGTCGCCTCGTATCGGCACGAGGCAACCCGCTCAGCGGCACCGTACACCGCGCGTGATGGCGCGGTGACGCTCTTGTCACCACCCGTAACTTCCCGGTCAGTGCTGTGCGTTAGTACGCATCTACGTATCGCCTGCGGCCATTTCCGGACAGCAGACAGTCACCTTCGGACCCGGATCGTGGCCCATACGGTCTTGCCCGGGGCGGATGGCTCACGCATACGGACGCCCCAGTCGACGGCGAGGGCCGCGACGAGAAGAAGGCCGCGACCGGACTCATCGCCGGGAGCGGGCGTCGTCAGGTCCTGCGTCGGCGGGTGCGCATCGCTGCGGGTGTCGGTGATCTCGACGAGGAGGACTGAACCCAGGAGGGTGAGGGCCAGCTCGAAGTCGCGGCCGGGGACCCGGCCGTGGAGGACGGCGTTCGCGGTGAGCTCGGCGACAACGGCCGCTGCGATCTCGGAGGGCTCGCTCCCGTAGGCGATCCCCCACTCGTCCAGCTGGTGAAGGACGAGCAGCCGGGCGAGGCGGGCCGCCCGACGGGTGGCGGAGAACCGCTGAACGAACATACGCTCGGTAGTAGGCAGTTCGGGCACGTGGGAGGTGTACTGGATCTGCATGGCGGACACGTTCGCGGTCAGGCGGTGCCAGGACCAGGGCGCCAGCCCCTACGCTTGGTCAGCGTAGGGGCACGCGGGGTGGACAGTCGGCCTAATGGCCCGTAACTCTGGGTGAGTTGAGCGCGGGGCGCTGACCGCACGGAGGTGGCCGGACATGACCGACGACTACGACGTCCACGCGGACGGCCCTGGCGCGCCAGGGGGCCGGGAACCGAACGGCAACGAGCCCGAACGCTCCGACAGCCTGCGGACTTTCGGCGCCGTGGCCCAGGCCTTCCGCGAACGCGCGGGGCTCACACAGGAACAGCTCGCACCCAAGACCGGCTACGCCGTCAGTACGATCGCAGCGATCGAACAGGGTCGGCGCTTCCCGCCCCGCCGCTTCATCGAGCGGGCCGAGGAGGAGTTGGACGCCTTCAACGCACTGCGGAAGGCTGCGCGCTACCTGTCCCGGCAGCCGGGCCTCGCTGCCTGGTTCCGGCAGTGGGCAAAGCTGGAGGCGCAGGCAGTCAGCCTCTGCACGTACGAGTCCAGGCTCGTGCCGGGACTGTTGCAGACGGAGACGTACACCCGGACCTTGTTCGAAAACCGCATTCCACCGCTGTCTGACGAAGAGATCGAGGCCCAGCTCACGGCCCGCCTCGAGCGTCAACGGCTGCTCAGCGAACGGCCAAACACCGCATTCAGCTTCATCCTTGAAGAGCAGCTATTTCTGCGGCGCACGGGTGGTGCGGAGGTCATGCGGGAGCTCATCGACCATGTGCTGAGGCTCGCAACTCTGCGGAACGTTGAGACCCAGGTTGTACCGCTGGCGCGGGAAATCCATGCCGGGATGGACGGTCCCATGCAGTTGCTAGAGACCCCCGAAAACCAGTGGTTCGGCTACTGCGAAGGGCAGGAGAGTGGCCAATTCGTCTCTGGCCTGAAGACGATCAGTGTGCTCCAGATGCGGTATGCCAAACTGCGCTCGCAGGCCCTCACCCCCGAGGACTCCGCAGGCCTGCTGGAGCGACTGCGAGGAGCGCTATGAGCACTACCGAACTTGCCTGGTCCAAGAGCAGCTACAGCGGCAGCTCGGGCGACAGCTGCGTGGAGGTGGCCATGGCCTGGCACAAGTCCACCCGCAGCGGCAGCGAGGGCGACAGCTGTGTCGAGGTCGCCGCCTGCCCCTGCACTGTCCACGTACGGGACTCCAAAGACACCGCCATGCCTGGGCTGTCCCTCTCCCCGGCCGCGTGGACCGCGTTCATCAACCACACGGCAGGTAGCTGACTCCGAGGTGCATGCCCTTACCGGCCAGGCCGGTAGGGGCAACCCCCTGATCACCCGCGCTCGCGCTGCGACGGCACCCGCTCACCCCGGTCGACGGCCCGCTTGAGCCGCGCCGAAAACACGGCGTGCGCCTCACGCATCTCCCGCTCCCGGTCGGCCTTGTAGAAGTCGGCGGTGTATCCGGAAGGCGGAGTGTCCCGCTCGCCCTTCTGAAAGGCGAGGAAGTCGGCAAAGTCCTGCTTGGTCTGGCCGTAACCGTAGGCGCGCGGGTCCTCGGCGAGCTTACGGCCCTTGGTATCGAACCACATCCGTGACTCGCGGTCGGAGAGGATTGGGTAGCGCGATTTGTAGATCGCAGCAAGCTGGTCAGCGCTCAGCCCGAGCCAGACGGCGACCAGCGCGTCCAGCTCCACGAGCGCCGCCCGGCGCTCGTACTCAGTGCGGAGCGGAGTGCCGTACTCCCAAGTTGGCTTGAGGTACCCGGCTAGCGGAGCGAGCTCGGGCCAGTCCACAGCCCACTCCTCATATCCGGGCCAGTGGGACTCATACAGCTCAGCCCAGAGGGAGGCGTAAGCGTCGCTGAGACAGTTCAGCCGGAGGCTGCGTAGAAGCAGCGGCCCGGAGAGAGGGTGTTGCGGATCGGCAGCTGGCATCTTTTTCGCCTCGGCGACTAGAAGATTAGAGCGACCGGCGATCCGGACGAGATAGTCCATGGGCAGGGAAGCCCAGAAGCCAGCGTTGAGTGATGTCTCCCTGTTGTCCCGCAGCGCCATGGAGTATACGCCGTCTACATGCGCGGGCCCCGGAGGAACGAGTGCCGCGAAGAGGCTACGTTCGGTGTTGAAGGCGACCATCCGCCGCCACGCCAACCGGTAGAACTCAGTGTACGGGCGCGTGAGCCACATTCTCCGATGTAGCAGCTCCTGCTGCGCCTCCTCTGCCAGCCGAAGTTCCTCTTCCGATAGGAACTCGGCTCGCCTTTCCCAGTCTTCGTCGGACGGCTCCCAATCACTCTCCGAGCGGGCGTAATCTAGCCACCGGTCCTGAGCCAGGCGAAACCGGTCCGGTGAGCATGATTCCGGCCTTACGTAGTTGCCGCGCGGTACTATGTCAGGTGGGAGATCCGTAAGATCAAAGCTAGTCCAATCGTGGTTCCCTTGACAGGGAACGTTGGGCTGCTTGCTGATTGGTGTCCCGAGGCCGAAGTGTGGCCCTTGCAGTACAAGCCCACCGAGCGTCCTCGGCTGGGAACTACGCCAGCCGATATAACCGTTCTCTTTACCCATCTTCTCGTGATAACCCGAGGTGATCTGCGGTTTCCTCTCCCCCAGCCGGGTCTCCACAGTCGACAGCGCCGTAATGGCTCCCTGCTCTGCTGTCGTCACCGGCTGTAGCAAGGCAGCCTCTGAAGGAGCTACACCGGTATCTCCTGTGAGTGCCTGCCACTCAGCCAGCTGCACCACGTCAACCTCGATCACTCGCGCACGATGCGGACGAAGATCCCAGCGGCCCTCATGCCTCATACCAGGAACTTCGCCGTGTCCATCATGGTCCAGGGATGCGATAACAGGGTCCACACCATGCAAGCGGCTCAAGTTAGCGAACCGAATATCCGGCCGAGGAACTCCATAGATGTGCACTCCAAACTCGATGGTGTGCGCTGCTTCAAAAGCCCAATTTCGCTCGTTGACGAATCCGACATGGAGACGCAATCGCGGATACACGGCCGCTCGAATTCTGCCGGTCTTGATTCCTCCCAAGTGGGTGTCTGGGTGAACAAGCCCCGCTACAGCTTCAGGTCCCAGGTTTCCCCACACCCGGCACATGAACGCCCGGTACAGGTCGGGCTGGGTCCCCCTCAACACGGGGTAGGCCACGGGCGAGCTGAGCAGTTCCACCAAGCCAGCGTTGACCACAAGCTCACCCAGGAAGTAATACAGCGCCCCTGCGTCCGCCAGAACTTCCCCCTTCCTCTCCCGGAACTCCGCCACGCTCGGCTTCTCCGCGAGCTTGAACCATGGGTCGCGTTCCGCGAGGACCGTGTCCTCCTCCCATCTCGGGCGCACCCACGGCGGATTCCCGACCTGGAGGTCGAACCCGCCGCCCTCCCCCGCGAAGACATGTGCGAACTGGAGCTCCCAGTGGAAGAAGCCCAGGCCGCCTTCCGTCTGCTTGCCGCCCTCGTTCGCCCCGGCGATGTCCTCGACCACGGCCAGCCAGGGAAAGCGCTCGTGCAACTTCAGGGCGGAGTCCATGCCCATCAGCCCCGGCAGCTGGTCCTCGTAATCGGACAGCGCCTCCAGCGTCGTAAAGCGCTCGATGAGCGAGTCCTCCGGGACGTCCGAGCCGCCCAGCACCGCCTCGGCGAAGTCAATCCAGTCGTCCAGGTCCTTCAGCGGGATGACCGAGCGGCGTATATCCACGATCTGCGCCTTGCGCGTGCCCGTCTTGCGCTGGGGCTTCACCTTCGGCGTGGGGAGGCCAAGCTGTTCGCCCGCACCGTCGTCGAACAGGGCGGACTGTTCCGCGAGCTGGTCGGCGGGGCCCGGGCGGTTCACCGGCTCCGGCGCGGCGTCTTCGTCCTCCTCGTACTCCGGCGCGGAGCCGTCGACGAGCCCCACCGCGTCCAGGGGCCAGAACCACAGCGCGCACCACGCATCCATCAGCGTCTTCAGCCGCCAGTACGGCGCCCCCACGGCCAGCAGGTCGTCCAGTACCTTGTTCTTGTCGACGGCCGTCCCCGGGTGGTCGAGCCAGTCCGCTCCCCATACGTCCACGCGGCGCGAGATGTCCCGCTCGGAGAGCTGGAGGCGCTGCGCCACCAGTCCCCACAGGAACTCCGCCCGCCGGGCAACCCCTTGGAGCCGGTCCAGCTGGCTGCCGCGCCTCTCACCCCGCTTCCGTTTCGCGCTCGGCGCCTTCTGAATGCCCCTGCGCCATGCCTTGAGCGCGGCGGTCTCCTCCGGGGCGAGGTCCCGTGCTTCCCGCTCTCCCGCGACCGCGCCCCAGCCGCTCGCCGGGAGCAGGAAGTGGTGCACGGCCCCGTCCGGAAAGGCGCCCTGCCGGAACGGAAGCTCCGTCGGCGCCAGGGCGTCCTTCTTCCGTAGCCATGCCCCGCCCGCGAGCGCGTCCGCCTCGTACACCCGGCGTCCGGCGCCGATCAGGGAGTTGCCGCGCCGCAGGTGCAGGCCGTACCAGGGGGCCTTCATGCCCGGGTGCATGGTGTTGAGCCACAGCGAGACTTCAGCCAACTCCACCGCCGTGGCGTTGAGGTCGACGCCGTACGCGTTGTGCAGGGCGATATACGCCTTCGCCTTCTGGAGCTCGTGCTGCCGCTCCTCCGGGTCGATGCGGGCGCCCAGTTCCCGCTCCCGCCGCCGTAGGTACTCGGCGGCGACCTGGTTGATGGCCTCGTTGAGGAACGCGCCCGAGCCCAGCGCGGGCTCGCAGATCGTCCACTCCAGCAGCTCCCGCGCGGGCGTATCCGGCGTCAGCCGCTCCCGCAGGGCCAGCTCCACGGTCACCTGGGTCAGGGACTCCGGGGTGTAGTACGAGGCGGAGGTCTGCCGGTCCCGGCCCAGGCGGTAGACGAACGAACCGCGCTCGTAGCGTATGGGCTCCTCCGCGCCGGTCTCCTCGTTCCGTCGACGTACGAAGACCTCATCGGGATACTGACCGGCCCGCTTGACGGGCACCATCCAGCTGCCGCCGGACGGGTCGCCGTCCTTGGCGACCTCGTAGAGGTCCTGGTCGGCGATGAAGCCGGTGTAGGACATCAGGCCCTCGTACACCGCGCCCAGCTGGTTGATGCCAAGCTGGGCGTAGGAGATGAAGCCGCCGCGCTGGCCCCGCTTGCCCTTCGTCAGCATGAGGCGGCGCAGCACTTGGTGCAGCACCTCGTTGCGCAGCCGGGTGTCGTAGAACTCCGCGCATCTCGGGCCGATGAGCTCGATGGACTTCGCCGCGAACAGCTCCGAACGCAGCGGTTCGAAGCGCAGCCCCGTATCGGCACTGCGGGCCGCGCGCCGGGTGCGCTCGGCCTCCCGCAGCCGCGCCGCGTGCTCCGCCTCGGTGATCTGCCCTTCCGCGAGCAGCCGGGCCGCCTCAGCCTCGGACTCCCGCGTCGCCCGGTCGGCGGCCTCGGCCTCCCGGTCTTCCTCCTCGGTGCCGTACGGGCGGTGGCCCCGCTCCACCATCCGGCACAGCAGGTCGAGGGATTCGTAGAAGTGGAAGCCGCTGCGGGACTGGTCGCCGACCAGGTCGCGCAGGGCGAGCTCGCCGAGGCGCTGGAGGCCGTAGCCGTCCCCGTAT
This window harbors:
- a CDS encoding ATP-binding protein — protein: MQIQYTSHVPELPTTERMFVQRFSATRRAARLARLLVLHQLDEWGIAYGSEPSEIAAAVVAELTANAVLHGRVPGRDFELALTLLGSVLLVEITDTRSDAHPPTQDLTTPAPGDESGRGLLLVAALAVDWGVRMREPSAPGKTVWATIRVRR
- a CDS encoding class I SAM-dependent DNA methyltransferase; translated protein: MSYDSLVNHGDYLSAHYLAEVLPKDLKATGGLLSRWTATETERKRAYEKAVAEVERAGEDPKTVPEPDRTPRQGLRSLRTPYFADRAAFAQVAEERAEDPAAPLPSDWVERRARLDAAILGALGYGSELGQPQEHTLTVHHADRAHEVRVAHAEPGITAVSCGWTAQPDAALDPDSAGALLHPVPLEGGAEIADAKAMAAFLFAAEEPPRYVLLLCGGVIVLADRLTWGEGRYLAVSLDVALDRMDDSRAGELDTIAALFSADALRVPEEGGTAPLADLAEKSAKHAVGVSTELREGVRTSVELIAGEVLARLREQGARLEEIDEPKLLAKQLTRESLRYVYRILFLLYAEARPELGILPSDYPEYGDGYGLQRLGELALRDLVGDQSRSGFHFYESLDLLCRMVERGHRPYGTEEEDREAEAADRATRESEAEAARLLAEGQITEAEHAARLREAERTRRAARSADTGLRFEPLRSELFAAKSIELIGPRCAEFYDTRLRNEVLHQVLRRLMLTKGKRGQRGGFISYAQLGINQLGAVYEGLMSYTGFIADQDLYEVAKDGDPSGGSWMVPVKRAGQYPDEVFVRRRNEETGAEEPIRYERGSFVYRLGRDRQTSASYYTPESLTQVTVELALRERLTPDTPARELLEWTICEPALGSGAFLNEAINQVAAEYLRRRERELGARIDPEERQHELQKAKAYIALHNAYGVDLNATAVELAEVSLWLNTMHPGMKAPWYGLHLRRGNSLIGAGRRVYEADALAGGAWLRKKDALAPTELPFRQGAFPDGAVHHFLLPASGWGAVAGEREARDLAPEETAALKAWRRGIQKAPSAKRKRGERRGSQLDRLQGVARRAEFLWGLVAQRLQLSERDISRRVDVWGADWLDHPGTAVDKNKVLDDLLAVGAPYWRLKTLMDAWCALWFWPLDAVGLVDGSAPEYEEDEDAAPEPVNRPGPADQLAEQSALFDDGAGEQLGLPTPKVKPQRKTGTRKAQIVDIRRSVIPLKDLDDWIDFAEAVLGGSDVPEDSLIERFTTLEALSDYEDQLPGLMGMDSALKLHERFPWLAVVEDIAGANEGGKQTEGGLGFFHWELQFAHVFAGEGGGFDLQVGNPPWVRPRWEEDTVLAERDPWFKLAEKPSVAEFRERKGEVLADAGALYYFLGELVVNAGLVELLSSPVAYPVLRGTQPDLYRAFMCRVWGNLGPEAVAGLVHPDTHLGGIKTGRIRAAVYPRLRLHVGFVNERNWAFEAAHTIEFGVHIYGVPRPDIRFANLSRLHGVDPVIASLDHDGHGEVPGMRHEGRWDLRPHRARVIEVDVVQLAEWQALTGDTGVAPSEAALLQPVTTAEQGAITALSTVETRLGERKPQITSGYHEKMGKENGYIGWRSSQPRTLGGLVLQGPHFGLGTPISKQPNVPCQGNHDWTSFDLTDLPPDIVPRGNYVRPESCSPDRFRLAQDRWLDYARSESDWEPSDEDWERRAEFLSEEELRLAEEAQQELLHRRMWLTRPYTEFYRLAWRRMVAFNTERSLFAALVPPGPAHVDGVYSMALRDNRETSLNAGFWASLPMDYLVRIAGRSNLLVAEAKKMPAADPQHPLSGPLLLRSLRLNCLSDAYASLWAELYESHWPGYEEWAVDWPELAPLAGYLKPTWEYGTPLRTEYERRAALVELDALVAVWLGLSADQLAAIYKSRYPILSDRESRMWFDTKGRKLAEDPRAYGYGQTKQDFADFLAFQKGERDTPPSGYTADFYKADREREMREAHAVFSARLKRAVDRGERVPSQRERG
- a CDS encoding helix-turn-helix domain-containing protein; protein product: MTDDYDVHADGPGAPGGREPNGNEPERSDSLRTFGAVAQAFRERAGLTQEQLAPKTGYAVSTIAAIEQGRRFPPRRFIERAEEELDAFNALRKAARYLSRQPGLAAWFRQWAKLEAQAVSLCTYESRLVPGLLQTETYTRTLFENRIPPLSDEEIEAQLTARLERQRLLSERPNTAFSFILEEQLFLRRTGGAEVMRELIDHVLRLATLRNVETQVVPLAREIHAGMDGPMQLLETPENQWFGYCEGQESGQFVSGLKTISVLQMRYAKLRSQALTPEDSAGLLERLRGAL
- a CDS encoding DUF397 domain-containing protein is translated as MSTTELAWSKSSYSGSSGDSCVEVAMAWHKSTRSGSEGDSCVEVAACPCTVHVRDSKDTAMPGLSLSPAAWTAFINHTAGS